The segment GCGGTGAAAAAACGTGGCTAAAATCTGAATAAGGAAGTAAAAACATGGAAATTTCACTTGAAAATTTAAAAAAAATATTAGACTCTTTTTCCCAAAAAAAAATTATTGTGATCGGTGATCTGATGCTTGACCATTATATTTTTGGTGATGTTAGCAGGATTTCGCCGGAAGCACCTGTTCCGGTTGTAAATGCTTCTGGAGAAAAACATTGTCTCGGTGGAGCTGCCAATGTTTCCAACAATATAAAAAGTCTATCTGCCACCCCGCTGACTATTGGCACAATCGGTCAAGATGCAAATGGTACGATTGTTAAAACTCTTTTTGCTGAAAGTAGAATCTCAACCGAAGGAATTTTTTTGGCTGCGAACAAACCGACAATCAAAAAAACTCGAATTGTTGCCAGAAACCAGCACTTGCTTCGCATTGATTTTGAAAATCCCAAATATAATCACCACGAGATAGAAAAGGAAATTTTAAATTATATTAAGAAAATTATCTCGACTGTGGATGGCGTCATCCTACAAGATTACAATAAAGGATTTTTATCCAAAAATTTGATAAAAAAAATCATCAAACTCGCAAATGAAAATGACGTGATAATCTCGGTTGACCCAAAAAATACTAACTTTTTTGAATATAAAAATATTTCACTGTTCAAACCAAACAAAATAGAAGTGGAAAAAAGTTTCGGGCATGAAATTCAAAATGATAAAGATTTAATCACAGCAGCCGAAAAGTTGATCAAAAAATTAAATGCGAGATACTTGCTCATCACATTGGGAAAAGACGGGATGTTCATCTATAATCAAAGTGGTGAATACTGGACGATTCCCACTTTTTCTCAGGAAGTTTACGATGTTTCCGGTGCCGGAGATACGGTGATAAGCACGCTCACGCTGGCACTTTGTAGTGGGTGCGACATCAGAACGGCATCAATAATAGCGAATCACGCAGCTGGAGTGGTTTGTGGGAAAATCGGCGCTGCAAGTGTTACCACAGAAGAGATAATCAATTCTTTCCATAATTGGAAGCACATTGAGGAATCATGATATTAACAAAAAGTGGAATTGAAAAAATTGCAAATCAGTTACACAAAAAGAAGAAAAAAATTGTTTTCACTAACGGCTGTTTCGACATTTTACACAGAGGTCACGTGGAATATCTCCGAGATGCGAAACTGTTAGGAGATGTTCTGATCGTTGGAGTAAATAGCGATGAATCTGTAAGAAGACTGAAAGGTAATGACCGACCTATCAATTCCCAAGAAGATAGAGCATTGGTTTTGGGAGCACTCAGGAATGTGGATTATGTTACAATTTTTGACGAAGACACACCCTACGAACTTATTAAAATAGTAGTCCCGGATGTGCTGGTCAAAGGTGGGGATTGGAAAACGGAAGAAATCGTGGGCAATGACATTGTTCTGCAAAATGGTGGTGAAGTGAAAAGCCTGCAATTCGTTTATGGAAAATCCACTACAGACATCATAGAAAAAATTCAAAATCTGAAAAAGTAAAGATTGACATAAAAATTTCTACTGATAATTGTTTGGAACAAATTTTCACTTTATTTTTAAGCAAAGAAGTTAAGATTTTATTGGTTATTCTGAGAAAATATTTGAATTATAAAAGACAGACTCAAAAGAAATGATGTCAATGAAAAGAAAAAAACAGGAGTTATTATATGTTAGAAAAAAATAAATCTACAAATAGGAAAATTTTAATAAGTCAAACGGTCAAATATTTGTCTATTTTACCAATGCAAAAACTGGAAGAAATCGCTGAATTTGTCAAGCAGAAACATGAGGAAAATCAAAT is part of the Candidatus Cloacimonadota bacterium genome and harbors:
- the rfaE1 gene encoding D-glycero-beta-D-manno-heptose-7-phosphate kinase, whose protein sequence is MEISLENLKKILDSFSQKKIIVIGDLMLDHYIFGDVSRISPEAPVPVVNASGEKHCLGGAANVSNNIKSLSATPLTIGTIGQDANGTIVKTLFAESRISTEGIFLAANKPTIKKTRIVARNQHLLRIDFENPKYNHHEIEKEILNYIKKIISTVDGVILQDYNKGFLSKNLIKKIIKLANENDVIISVDPKNTNFFEYKNISLFKPNKIEVEKSFGHEIQNDKDLITAAEKLIKKLNARYLLITLGKDGMFIYNQSGEYWTIPTFSQEVYDVSGAGDTVISTLTLALCSGCDIRTASIIANHAAGVVCGKIGAASVTTEEIINSFHNWKHIEES
- the rfaE2 gene encoding D-glycero-beta-D-manno-heptose 1-phosphate adenylyltransferase, which encodes MILTKSGIEKIANQLHKKKKKIVFTNGCFDILHRGHVEYLRDAKLLGDVLIVGVNSDESVRRLKGNDRPINSQEDRALVLGALRNVDYVTIFDEDTPYELIKIVVPDVLVKGGDWKTEEIVGNDIVLQNGGEVKSLQFVYGKSTTDIIEKIQNLKK